A DNA window from Fragaria vesca subsp. vesca linkage group LG3, FraVesHawaii_1.0, whole genome shotgun sequence contains the following coding sequences:
- the LOC101303017 gene encoding uncharacterized protein LOC101303017 → MTAIIQISINSLAFRLSSLQNDTCNKPIKYCVLPRTKIASLKLIRFKLRASWRSGPISGDGILLKDEGWNRKKKREVVVRFNQGFGFNGGGGGGGGGGGGGKDDGTTARVLGNIAVAIGLTYLSFTGQLGWLLDAIVSIWLLAFLVPIVGLGAFLWWAGRDIVQDSCPNCGNDFQIFKSTLNDDMQQCPYCSQPFSVVDNKFVMDPVNFSNRSATFGQAFNDYTRSKTGKKDSSTAVVDVEAEVTDAD, encoded by the exons ATGACAGCTATTATTCAAATCTCCATCAATTCCTTAGCTTTCAGATTGAGCAGTTTGCAGAATGACACATGCAACAAACCCATCAAGTATTGTGTTCTACCCAGAACAAAGATTGCTTCTTTGAAGCTCATCAGGTTCAAGTTGAGAGCTTCTTGGCGGAGTGGGCCTATCAGTGGAGATGGGATTTTGTTGAAAGATGAGGGGTGGAATAGGAAGAAGAAAAGAGAGGTTGTGGTGAGGTTTAACCAGGGGTTTGGGTTCAATGGTGGAGGAGGTGGTGGTGGTGGTGGTGGTGGTGGCGGGAAAGATGATGGAACCACTGCTAGAGTGTTGGGTAATATAGCTGTGGCTATTGGGTTGACTTATCTTTCATTTACTGGGCAGCTGGGTTGGCTTTTGGATGCTATTGTTTCCATTTGG CTCTTAGCATTTCTTGTGCCAATTGTTGGTTTGGGTGCTTTTCTGTGGTGGGCAGGACGGGATATTGTTCAAGACAGT TGCCCAAACTGCGGAAATGATTTTCAGATTTTCAA ATCTACTTTAAATGATGATATGCAGCAGTGCCCATACTGTAGTCAACCTTTCTCTG TGGTGGACAACAAGTTTGTAATGGACCCAGTGAATTTTTCTAATCGATCTGCAACATTTGGCCAGGCATTTAATGACTACACACGTTCAAAAACAG GGAAGAAGGATTCTTCTACGGCAGTTGTTGATGTTGAAGCAGAAGTAACAGATGCAGACTGA
- the LOC101305346 gene encoding transmembrane protein 184C-like isoform 1, with protein sequence MANPAQIILLGSTFCAMLTLHFSIQLLSEHLLYWKKPKEQKAILVIILMAPLYAIDSYVGLIDFQGSKAFFMFLDSVKECYEAFVIAKFLALLYSYLNISISKNIVPDEIKGREIHHSFPMTLFVPHSVRLNHNTLKLLKYWTWQFVVIRPVCSILMITLQLVGVYPSWVSWTFTIILNISVSLALYSLAIFYHVFDKELAPHKPLAKFLCIKGIVFFCFWQTWSILRKLCRTCWSVWRWFSFQFIRSMPTVLNLIEMMLYQLQNEIRRRNDLGADLCGSRSSLCSECLHFNIDLQNGLKYIHLMGQDAY encoded by the exons ATGGCAAACCCTGCACAGATTATTCTTCTAGGCTCCACTTTCTGTGCGATGCTTACTCTCCATTTTTCAATACAGCTTCTCTCTGAACACTTGTTGTACTGGAAGAAGCCAAAGGAGCAGAAGGCCATATTGGTCATTATACTTATGGCTCCCTTGTATGCCATAGATTCCTATGTGGGCTTGATTGATTTCCAGGGAAGCAAGGCTTTCTTCATGTTCTTGGACTCGGTCAAGGAGTGCTATGAGGCTTTT GTGATTGCTAAGTTCTTGGCTTTGCTGTATAGCTACTTGAACATATCTATAAGTAAAAACATAGTGCCTGATGAGATCAAAGGAAGGGAGATTCACCATTCGTTTCCAATGACTCTGTTTGTG CCTCATTCTGTTCGTTTGAATCATAATACACTGAAGCTTCTCAAGTACTGGACATGGCAATTTGTTGTTATTCGCCCTGTGTGCTCCATCTTGATGATCACTCTCCAACTTGTTGGAGTATATCCTAGTTGGGTGAGCTGGACATTCACAATAATTTTGAACATTTCAGTGTCACTGGCTCTGTATTCTCTTGCCATTTTTTACCATGTGTTTGACAAAGAGCTGGCACCACACAAACCTCTTGCTAAGTTCTTGTGCATCAAAGGGATTGTCTTCTTCTGCTTTTGGCAG ACGTGGAGCATATTGAGGAAGCTCTGCAGAACATGTTGGTCTGTGTGGAGATGGTTTTCTTTTCAGTTTATCAGAAGCATGCCTACGGTGCTGAACCTTATAGAGATGATGCTATATCAACTGCAAAACGAGATAAGAAGACGGAATGATTTAGGAGCTGATCTGTGTGGTTCAAGATCATCATTGTGCAGTGAATGTCTTCACTTCAATATTGATTTACAGAACGGCCTCAAATATATCCATCTTATGGGACAAGATGCATATTAG
- the LOC101305346 gene encoding transmembrane protein 184C-like isoform 2, whose protein sequence is MANPAQIILLGSTFCAMLTLHFSIQLLSEHLLYWKKPKEQKAILVIILMAPLYAIDSYVGLIDFQGSKAFFMFLDSVKECYEAFVIAKFLALLYSYLNISISKNIVPDEIKGREIHHSFPMTLFVPHSVRLNHNTLKLLKYWTWQFVVIRPVCSILMITLQLVGVYPSWVSWTFTIILNISVSLALYSLAIFYHVFDKELAPHKPLAKFLCIKGIVFFCFWQGIVLDILVALKVIRSHHKWLDVEHIEEALQNMLVCVEMVFFSVYQKHAYGAEPYRDDAISTAKRDKKTE, encoded by the exons ATGGCAAACCCTGCACAGATTATTCTTCTAGGCTCCACTTTCTGTGCGATGCTTACTCTCCATTTTTCAATACAGCTTCTCTCTGAACACTTGTTGTACTGGAAGAAGCCAAAGGAGCAGAAGGCCATATTGGTCATTATACTTATGGCTCCCTTGTATGCCATAGATTCCTATGTGGGCTTGATTGATTTCCAGGGAAGCAAGGCTTTCTTCATGTTCTTGGACTCGGTCAAGGAGTGCTATGAGGCTTTT GTGATTGCTAAGTTCTTGGCTTTGCTGTATAGCTACTTGAACATATCTATAAGTAAAAACATAGTGCCTGATGAGATCAAAGGAAGGGAGATTCACCATTCGTTTCCAATGACTCTGTTTGTG CCTCATTCTGTTCGTTTGAATCATAATACACTGAAGCTTCTCAAGTACTGGACATGGCAATTTGTTGTTATTCGCCCTGTGTGCTCCATCTTGATGATCACTCTCCAACTTGTTGGAGTATATCCTAGTTGGGTGAGCTGGACATTCACAATAATTTTGAACATTTCAGTGTCACTGGCTCTGTATTCTCTTGCCATTTTTTACCATGTGTTTGACAAAGAGCTGGCACCACACAAACCTCTTGCTAAGTTCTTGTGCATCAAAGGGATTGTCTTCTTCTGCTTTTGGCAG GGAATTGTTCTTGATATTCTCGTAGCATTAAAAGTAATTCGATCTCATCATAAATGGCTAGACGTGGAGCATATTGAGGAAGCTCTGCAGAACATGTTGGTCTGTGTGGAGATGGTTTTCTTTTCAGTTTATCAGAAGCATGCCTACGGTGCTGAACCTTATAGAGATGATGCTATATCAACTGCAAAACGAGATAAGAAGACGGAATGA
- the LOC101296072 gene encoding uncharacterized protein YnbB-like, with amino-acid sequence MWGLSCATSAAYPALPSRACEPTATTRSCSPVSVSFPTNHHYSQKDSPFVPAVVEAVESLHSEFRAVDNLVARNTTRVLKAFQNARVGSHHFAGSTGYGHDEAGGREALDQAFAEILGAESAIVRSQFFSGTHAITCALFAFLRPGDELLAVAGPPYDTLEEVIGKRDSHGMGSLIDFGVKYREVPLAEDGGLDWDALMHALKPETKCALIQRSCGYSWRQSLSVDDIRRAIEIIKMQNPNCLVMVDNCYGEFVESIEPPMVGADLIAGSLIKNPGGTIAPCGGYVAGRARWVKAAAARLSAPGLGVDCGSTPGHIMRALFQGLFLSPQMVGEAIKGTFLVAEVMASRGYKVQPLPRVPRHDTVQAVQLGNRERLLAFCEAVQRSSPVGSFTKPIAGTTPGYASEVIFADGTFVHGSTSELSCDGPLREPFAVFCQGGSHWTQWGLVLGEVLQAI; translated from the exons ATGTGGGGCTTATCCTGCGCCACCTCTGCGGCTTATCCTGCGCTGCCTTCTAGAGCTTGTGAACCCACGGCCACTACTCGTTCCTGTTCTCCAGTCTCCGTCTCATTCCCTACCAATCACCATTATTCTCAGAAAGACAGTCCTTTTGTTCCAGCC GTTGTGGAAGCAGTGGAATCCTTGCATTCAGAGTTCAGAGCTGTGGATAATTTGGTAGCACGCAATACCACTCGGGTTCTTAAAGCTTTCCAGAATGCACGAGTTGGATCTCAT CACTTTGCTGGAAGTACTGGCTATGGTCACGATGAAGCTGGGGGGCGTGAAGCTCTTGACCAAGCTTTTGCAGAAATTTTAGGCGCTGAATCTGCAATAGTTCGCTCACAG TTTTTCTCAGGAACTCATGCTATAACCTGTGCTCTGTTTGCTTTTCTAAGGCCAGGAGATGAG CTTTTGGCAGTTGCCGGTCCTCCCTATGACACCTTGGAGGAGGTTATTGGAAAGAGAGACTCTCATGGCATGGGATCCTTGATAGACTTTGGAGTGAAATACCGTGAAGTTCCA CTTGCTGAAGATGGTGGCCTTGACTGGGATGCGCTTATGCATGCTTTGAAACCTGAAACAAAATGTGCACTCATACAGCGGTCATGTGGTTATTCATGGCGTCAGAGTTTAAGTGTGGATGACATAAGGCGAGCAATTGAGATAATAAAG ATGCAGAATCCTAACTGCCTGGTCATGGTGGATAACTGTTATGGTGAATTTGTGGAAAGCATTGAACCTCCAATGGTG GGTGCAGATTTAATTGCTGGCAGTTTGATAAAAAATCCTGGTGGAACTATAGCCCCATGTGGTGGATATGTTGCAGGAAGGGCAAGATGGGTAAAAGCAGCAGCAGCTCGTCTGTCTGCACCTGGCCTTGGAGTTGATTGTGGCTCAACTCCTGGTCACATTATGAGAGCTCTTTTCCAAGGTTTGTTCCTTTCACCTCAAATGGTCGGCGAGGCTATCAAG GGGACTTTCCTAGTAGCTGAAGTAATGGCTTCCAGGGGGTATAAGGTGCAGCCACTTCCTCGTGTTCCTCGCCATGACACAGTGCAG GCCGTACAGCTTGGAAACCGTGAGCGCCTTCTTGCTTTCTGTGAGGCTGTGCAGAGGAGCTCCCCAGTCGGTTCGTTCACTAAACCAATTGCGGGTACAACTCCTGGATATGCATCCGAG GTGATATTTGCTGATGGAACCTTTGTTCATGGGAGTACAAGTGAGCTTTCATGCGATGGACCATTAAGAGAGCCATTCGCTGTATTTTGCCAG GGTGGCTCCCATTGGACTCAGTGGGGACTAGTTCTTGGGGAGGTTTTACAAGCCATATAA